ctcataatttcaaaaagcatattcaaaataatattacatgtaattgagaaaataaaacagtttaaaaaaatctgtgcCAGTATTGCATACACCTCATTGATTCTACCATCTTATAATGGCTTTCTAAGTCACACCAGAACATTTTCTTTTACCCAACTCCCAAAGAAACTATGGAGAAAGAAACTCAGCAGCAGTGGGCTAGCCATTTATTGACTTTTCACCCATTACAATGTTAAAATTGTTGCTATTAATGGCATTGAAATAGAGGAGAAATAGGTAGTTAGTTGGAAAAGATGGTCCTCAGATATTTCTGAACAAAGTTCTAATAAAAATTGGTGGAGTGGACTTTATTGTTCTCTCAAAGGAAATAAGATTATTCCATGAGATATCTCATCATTATGTATGACAGTATTACCTAAATGAGTTTGCCAAGAATAAAAATATCACGGAAAATAAAAGCCTATGCTAGTATTCTCTACAACAATGATGCCCCCACTAGCATTTTTATTCTCAAGTCCTGGGGTTTGATTGATTGCTAAATGATGACCAACACTGGAGAAATTTTATGAACTTTGAACTTGTCACTTTGTTTCATTGAAAGAGGATACTTTTTTCagttcctcttttcccctcaggttcattcattcatttaagcaATTAAGAATCATTGAAGACAATATATAGGCATTTTCAGCAGAAATTATTTGTGGTGTTTATTGACATCAACCTACTAGGTACAAACGTGATAGAGGAAGATAGAAATTCAGTCATAATGCATACTTTAATTTGGCACATCTTAACACAACAATGAGACACTGGTCAATTATCTCTCTCACTTCCCTCAATTTGACTCCAAAACAGATGACAGAGCAGTTATACACAACTCTATTCAAGGAAACATTCCCCATCCCTTTGAAGCCTTAgggccatttccttctatggAGCACAAAAACACTTTATCAACAACCATTTTCACCCTTCCTAGAAAGATTTCCTATTCTCTGTGTAATGACAGAAATCTCCTTTAACTGGTCTACCTCTTTCCTAACGTAGAGTTGAAAAAAAGTGTTAGAGAAATGTGCTCATAAGAGAAGATTTTGGAGATCCATAAAAATGGCCTTCCAGTTTGGGAAAGATTCTTAGATTGAAgtcaagaatttattttgttatacttTGTCCAAGAGTCCAGAAATAAGAACAATGGGAAGATGTTGAAGAGAGGCATATTTAGGCTTGAGAGAAGGAACAACTACCTAATTACTGGTGTTCAAACAATGATGGAATGCTTTCAGGGATATAAAAACAAGGGGTAAAAGACAAAGGGTgattcagaaataaagaaaatattgggTAGTCTTAAATGGAAATGTCATTAATTTTTTCTGTCTGAATTAAGAGATTTAAACTAAAGAATGCCACTGACTAACTTTTTATCACTTTCTCATCAGgaaaaacaataaggaaataaataggGGCTAGTAATAGCAACTAATTAGCCCTGGGGTATAAAAGAGGCTCACCAGGCCAGGAGACTTTCATACTCAAGTAACTCACTCACCTGGAAACCAACCCAGAAGCTCAACCTACCAACACCATGGTCAGTTCCTGTTGTGGCTCCACCTGTTGTGGTCCAAGCTGTGGCTCTGGCTGCTGCAACCCATGCTGCTGCCGCCCCAGCTCCTGTATTACTAGCTGCTGCCAGCCCTGCTGCCGCCCCAGCTGCTGTATTACTAGCTGCTGCCAGCCCTGCTGCCGCCCCAGCTGCTGTATTACTAGCTGCTGCCGCCCCAGCTGCTGTATTTCTAGCTGCTGCCAGCCCTGCTGCCGCCCCAGCTGTTGCCAACCCTGCTGCCGCCCCACCTGCTGTATTTCTAGCTGTTGCCAGCCCTGCTGCTGCCGCCCCAGCTGCTGCGGGTCTAGCTGTTGCCAACCCTGCTGCTGCCGCCCTACCTGCTGCACATCTAGCTGTTGTCAACCCTGCTGCCGCCCCACCTGCTGCTACATCACCTGCTGCAGAACCAACTGCTGCAGACCAGCCTGCTGTGGGTCTTCTTGCTGCTGAGCTCTCACACCTCTGTGCAGTTGCCCACCATTCCCACCTAATGTCAGCCaccaccttccttcttccttcttgctTGAGGGCAAGGAGAGCTTTTGTGGCAATCCTTTAGGAAGCATCCAGCACCTTGATATCAGCAATAATTACCTTTCTGTTTGTCCCCTTGTCCTGCATGAACTCCAAAGTTTTATCTCATTGAACTCCAACCACTAAAACTCTTACAGATTCTCCTCAACCCTCAGTATCTTCCTTCCTCAACTATGGTCACAAAACTTGGCTCTTTAACAAGAACATTCTCTGTCATGTTTAGCTCACACCAAGACTTAAATACAAAGATCCCCAAGATGTCTCTTGCCCAGATTTCCTGTCATAACCATTTGCTCCTGTCTTAATGTTTTTCGTATTCCAAATAAATTCTCCTTGCAATTAAACAAATTCCATTCCTTGGttaattctttcttcttatttgttcttgttcagtGCTTCACATGTATCATAGATATGGTATTTCTTGCCTTCTGAATTGTTGAGGGTGGCAGGGAGGgtgggagataatttggaattagtattaaaaactaaaataatataacaatttaccaagaaaattaaaagggaaaaactgATGCCCTCTTGAGCATGATGCGTTCTTTCAAAATTCCTTCTACCAGTCAGAAACCTTTGCTTGATGGATTATTGAGCTCACCTGATTGAATTCTTCCATACTAAAGAGAACCAAGCATATATACATTATGTGCCTTGTAATGACGTCAGACTTGACAACTGTTTTATGAAGTGAGAAGACACAACTCACCATATTCTAAGAATGGAAAGTAATTTATTTCAGGAAACACAAAAGTTAAACATTATGTGGCAAAGTCATAATATGGATGAATTCAgattaaatattttctgtttcatattttcttgtatTAGTGTTTGATTTATGAAATGTTGGgaagaaatattctttttcatttcttctctgaaaGAACATTgttgtaacattttattttttattttcatctttattttgaatattttccaatatttacatatttcatgttctttccctctccccaagtcctcctaccccctccttagccaatgcacaattccactgggttctacatttATCATTGATTAAGTCCTAATTCtgaattattgatagttgggctagagttatcatttagtgtcttcatccccaataatatccccatcagcacatgtgttcaagcagttgttttacctctgtctttctcctcccacagttcttccgctgaatgtggctagttttctttctcgtaagtacctcagccttgctctggatccttgcattgccgctagtataaaagtccgttatttttttattgtgccacagtgtatcagtctctgtgtacaatgttatcctggatctgttcctttcactctgcatcagttcctcgaggtcatttcagttcacatggaattccaccagttctttattgctttgagcacaatagtattccatcacaaacagataccaaaatttgttcagccattccccaattgaaggacattctcttattttccaattttttgccaccacaaagagcgtggctataaatatttttgtgcaagtcttttccaTTATTATCTAGTGCTATGGCTGCCTCAAGAggaagatagtcttttaaagccctttcagcatagttctaaattgcattccagaatggttggatcaattcacaactccaccaaaaatgcattaatgtcccaattttgccacatcccctccaaattcattactctcccttttgtcattttagccaatctgctaggtgtgaggtgatacctccaagttgttttgatttgcatttctctaattataagagatttagaactcttctcatgtgcttattggtagttttgattttttttatctgagaattgcctattcatgtcccttgcccatttatcgattgggagatggcttgattttttgtacaactgatttagctccttgtatatttgagttattagactttgtctgactcttttgttttaaagatgttttcccaatttgttgcttccattctaattttggtaccataggttttgtttgtacaaaaactttttagtttaatgtaatcagaattatttattttacttttttgtaattttttccagctcttccttggttttaaaatccttcccttccgagagatctgacatgtatactattctgtgctcacctaatttgcttatagtttccttctttatattcaagtcattcacacattctgaatttatcttggtataggatgtgagatgttgatctaggcccaatctctcctatattgttttccaattttcccagcagtttttgtcaaatagtggggttttgtcccaaaaactGGGTTCCTTGGGTTTATCTTAGACTGTCTTGCTgtggtcacttacccctagtctatttcaccgattctcctttctgtctactcaccagtaccatatcattttgattacTACagctttatggtacagtttaagatctggtactgctatgcccccttccttcatatttttttttccattatttcccttgatattcttggtcttttgttcttccaaatgaacttttttatacctttttttctaattcagtaaaaaagttatttggtagtttgataggtatagcactaaataagtaaatttatttgagtaggatggtcatttttattatgttagctcatcctatccatgagcactcaatgtttttgaattgtttagatctagttttaattgtgtggaaagggtttcgtagttgcATTCCTacaatttctgtgtttgtcttggcagatagattcctaagtattttatattgtctagggtgatttggggtagaatttctctttctagctcttgctgctgcaatgctgatgatttatgtgcatttattttgtatccttcaactttgctaaagatgttgattatttccactaactttttagttgattctctaggattttttaagtagaccatcatattatctgcaaagagtgatagcttgatctcctcattacctattttaacaccttcaatttctttttctttaattgctacagctagtgtttccagtacaatgttaaataatagaagtgacaaagggcatccttgtttaaGACCTGATCtcactgggaaggcttctaatttatccctattgcagatgatgtttgttgatggttttaggtatataacatttattatttttaggaaaggcccttcaattcctatactttctagtattttctgtagtgttgtgttgtattttgtcaaaggcttttccagcatctattgagataatcatatggtttttgttggtttgcttgttgatatggtcaattatatgaatggttttcctgatgttgaaccatccttgcattcctggtataaatcccacctgatcataatgaataaccctcgtgatcacttgcttgaatctttttgctagtattctgtttaaggtttttgcatctatgttcattaaggagattgttctgtagttttctttctctgtttttgatctacctggctttgggatcaggaccgtatttgtgtaataaaaggaatttggtagaatttctttgcttattatgtcaaatagtttgtatggtattggaattagttgttctttgaaggtttgatagaattcacttgtgaatccatctggtcctggggattttttcttagggagttgttTGGTGGCTTgatcaatttctttatctgatatgggattatttaagtattctatttcttttgcttttaacctaggcaatttataattttttgtaaatattcatccatatcacctagattgctatatttattgccatataattgggcaagatagtttttaatgattgccttatttcttcttcattagaggtgaggtctcccttttcatctttggtactgatgatttggttttcttctttccttttttaattagattgaccaattagatttgcaattttatttgttttttaaatatcatcttctagtcttatttattagttcaatagttcttttactttcaattttatttaatttctcctttaatttttataatctctaatttagtctttaactggggatttttacgttgttccctttctagttttttgatttccACGCCCAGTTAATTtgtctttgccctctctaatttgttaatatatgcactcaaggatataaatttccccctgtgtactgcgttagctgcatcccacagaatttagtagggtgtctcatcattgtcattctcttcaatgacattatggattgtttctatgatttgatcttaaactaactggttttggagaatcatattatttaatttccaattagtttttgatttgcctgtccaagtgcccttactgattattatttttattgtattatgatctgaaaatgttacatttattatttatgctctttttgcatttgttttccatgtttgtTGTAACATTTTGAAATCAAGTAGAGGTCTCAAACCTAGTAGAATTTGTTCCCTTTTTATTCACCATATTCAAGATTGATTGATAATCCATGTGTGAAAGAAAGGGTATAGGGAGCATAACATAGAAAAGATCCcacttatgaaaaaaataaacttaattttccaACCCTGTCTCATTGTAAATTGGAGTCAATATGTTACCCATGGGCAGATAATTTCATAGATTAATAGAAATATGTGTGTTTCTAGAAAGTGAAACATCGTAGCCTGATCATATGTAATAGAATCTGCTAACTATATCAATgtaatgatgcaggacaattttGATGGacttgtgaggaaaaaaaaatatccaaattgAAAGAAGGacctgtgggaggagaaatagcacaaaagcatatgatttatcatttgtttatatggatatatgtttgaggttttgattttaaaagattactcttttacaaaaatgaacaatattgaaataggtattgagtgataatatatgtaaaacccagtagaattgatTGTTGGCTCTggcagtggggagggaagaggaacgggaaagaatatgaatcacgtaagcagggaaaaaaatactttaattaattagcaatataaaagaaatatgtgTATTACTTACAAAAACTGTAACGCTTAGCAAAATGGTAGAAGGTCTGGGTGCTTAACAGGAGTAGGAGGATCAACAGTAGATTGGGAGACTGTGTGTTAGTAAGTAACTCTAGCAGGTAGTCTGGCAAAAGCTGGACACATGGCAGGTGGGGAAGCAGCAAGGCTGGAAGCAGTTGGGTCTGCAGCACATAGGATGGCAGCAACTGGGGGCACAGGggtcttttcaaagaaaaccttGCCATAGCTCAACTCAGAAAAGATGAAACCAAAAGAGAATTTGACCAAGGTTTCAGGGTGTGGATCTTCTAAGTTTGTTTCTAGGACAGAAATTTACTAGAATTTGAAAACCTTCTTGCCCCAAAGGTCATCCTTTGCACTGTGGGCCATCATTAGTCATCTCAATGTTTCATCCAGCTCCTGGACTTCAAAGACTCTGACAAAGAGTATGAGGTAAACAACTTTACTCAATTATGCCTCATGTAAATCCTgctcacatgcaagtcaagacttCATGCtcatgatttcattggtcctTTTAAAAGCAAAGGATGAAGAACAACATCTATTCTGAATGTTCAATCTAGTCAACCATGTGGAAACTTGCCAACTATGTTAAAACATATGAATGATCActgttttctttataattccATTTCTTAGGTGGGAGACTTTACTTATCTGGGATAAATATACATCTAGAGCAAGAGTAGGTAATTCTTACCCTATAAGCTTCTTAGGATTCCAAAGTTAATTGCATATAACCCATactattgttaaatatttagataaaagAAAAGTTATTCTCTTCTATAATTAAGAAAGTCTTTCCCAAGTCCCATAGTTAGTAATGGGCAATGTCTCCTCAAATCTATCAATACTGGTGATTATCCACTCCTTGTGACTCTCTAGGGAACAAGTAATATCACCATAGAAAACAATAGAAATCATTGCCAGGTGCTATATCATGCTGAGAAAAAAATATGTGAGTGAAgataccatttttctttttttaataggtCCTAATATTATGAAAAATTCCTATTAGAGACTccagaaaagataaatgaatttttaagtgTAACTTTAATTAAGAAAACATTATCATACACTAGAGCTAAGGTTTATAGACAATTGCTTAAATTCAAGTTTATagacaataaaatattaattaaattaaataaattcattaattcattaaagacaataaaaaaagtttatagaCAATAGCTTAAATACCTTCACTCTTCCTAgctaaggaagatttttttcaagAGAGACAAGTTATCCGCATACTCAAAGGCTTTTCAATGATCATACATGTCAAATATATGGGTCAAATCATTTAGCATctcaaagagaggagagagaaagaaggaagataatttggatctcAATTTCAGAGAGCATATtcaaattgttattacatgtaattgagaaattaaaatagctttaaaattctatgcCAGTCTTGAATAAATCTCAATGACCCTACCATCTGGTAATAGCTTTATAGGCCACACCAGAACATTTTCCTTTTAACAActaccaaaaataaaaactatggaGAAAGAAACTCAGAAGCAATGGGCTAGCcacttattgactgacttttcAGCCATTATGACCTTAACATTGCTATTAATGACATTGAAATAGAGGAGAAAAACATAGTTTAGTTGGAAAACGTAGTCTTCAGATATTTCTGAAGAAAGTTCTAATAGAAATTGGTGGAGTGGATTTTATTGTTctctcaaaggaaataaaattatcacaAGAGAAATTATGTGAGGCAGTATACTTAAATGAATTTGCCATGAAGGGAAAGATCACTGACAATATTTACCTATGCTAGTATTTCCTATGACACTGATGCCTGctctagcctttttttttgggTATTGTTGAGTCCTGCTTTTTGATTGCTTGATAAATGATGACCAACACTGAAGAAATTTTATAAACTTTGAATATGTCACTTGTTTTCATGGAAAGAGTATAGTTTTTTTCaggccttttttccccctcaggttcattcattcatttaatcaatACAGAATCACTGAACACAACATACAGACATTTTCAGGAGAAACTATTTGTGGTGTATTTTTGAGATCAACTTACTAATCACAAACATGATAGAGGAAGATAGATAGAAATTCAGTCATAATGCGTACTTTATTTTGGCACATCTTAACACAACAGTGAGACACTGGTCAATTATCTCTCTCACTTCCCTCAATTTGACTCCAAAACAGATGACAGAGCAGTTATATACAACTCTATTCAAGGAAACATTCTCCATCCCTTTGAAGCCTCAGGGCCATTTCCTTTGATGGAGGACAAAAACACTTTATCAACAACCATTTTCACCCTTCCTAGAAAGATTTCCTATTCTCTGTGCAATGACAGACATCTCCCTTAACTGGTCTACCTCTTTCCTAACATAGAGGTGAAAACAAGTGTTAGAGAATGGTGCTCATGAAGAAAAGATTTGGGGGAATACATGAAAATGGCCTTCCAGTTTGGGAAAGATTCTTAGATTGaaatcaagaatttattttgttataattgGTCCAAGAGGCCAGAAATAAGAACAATGGGGAGATGTTGAAGAGAGGCACATTTAGGCTTGAGAGAAGAAACAACTACCTAATTACTGGTGTCCAAACAATGATAGAATGCTTTCAGGAATATATAAACAAGAGGTAAAAGACAAGGGATGATTCAGAAATAAAGAATACATTGGAAAGTCTTAAAtggaaatgtctttattttttctgtcaGAATTAAGACATTTAAACTAAAGAATGCCACTGACTATATTTTATTATCACTTTCTCATCAGgaaaaacaataaggaaataaataggGGCTAGTAATAGCAACTAATTAGCCCTGGGGTATAAAAGAGGCTCACCAGGCCAGGAGACTTTCATACTCAAGTAACTCACTCACCTGGAAACCAACCCAGAAGCTCAACCTACCAACACCATGGTCAGTTCCTGTTGTGGCTCCACCTGTTGTGGTCCAAGTTGTGGCTCTGGCTGCTGCACCCCATGCTGCTGCCGCCCCAGCTGCTGTATTACTAACTGCTGCCGCCCCAGCTGCTGTGGGTCCTGCTGCTGCCAGCCCTGCTGCCGCCCCAGCTGCTGTATTTCTAGCTGCTGCCAACCCTGTTGCTGCCGCCCTACCTGCTGCACATCTAGCTGCTGCCAGCCCTGCTGCCGCCCCAGCTGCTGTATTACTAGCTGCTGCCGCCCCAGCTGCTGCGGGTCTAGCTGTTGCCAACCCTGCTGCCGCCCCACCTGCTGCTACATCACCTGCTGCAGAACCAACTGCTGCAGACCAGCCTGCTGTGGATCTTCTTGCTGCTGAGCTCTCACACCTCTGTGCAATTGCCCACCATTCCCACCTAATGTCAGCCaccaccttccttcttccttcttgctTCAGAGAAAGGAGAGCTTTTGTGGCAGTCCTTTAGGAAGCATCCAGCACCTTGATATCAGCAATGATTACCTTTCTGTTTGTCCCCTTCTTCTGCATGGACTCCAAAGTTTTATCTCATTGAACTCCATCCACTAAAACTCTTACAGATTCTCCTCAACCCTCAGTATCTTCCTTCCTCAACTATGGTCACAAAACTTGGCTCTTTAACAAGAACATTCTCTGTCATGTTTTTAGCTCACACCAAGATTTGAATACAAAGATTCCCAAGATGTTTCTTGCCCAGATTTCCTGTCATAACCATTTGCTCCTGTCTTAATGCTTTTCGTATTCCAAATAAATCCTCCTTGCAATTACACAAATCCTGTACCTTGTTTAATTCTTTCCTCTTATTTGTTCTTGTTCAATCCTTCACATGTGTCGCAGGTATGGTATTTCTTGCCTTCTGAATTGTTGAGGATGGGGGCGGGGAATAATTTGGAATTggtattaaaaatcaaaataatgtaacaatttgccaagaaaattaaaagggaaggacTGATGTAATCTTGAGCATGATGCGTTCTTTCAAAATGCCTTCTGTGAATCAGAAACTTTTGCTAGATGGATCATTGAGCTTATCTAATTGAATTCTTCCACATTAAAGAGAATTGAGCATATCTTCATTATGTGGTTGGAAATGACTTCAGACATGAAAATTGTTTTATGAAATCAGAAGACACAACTCAACGTATTTCAAGAATGAAAAGTAATTATTTTAGGAAACACATAAGCTAAATAGTACATGGCAAAATCATAATATGGATTGAATATTTTCTGTTTCATAGTTTCTTGTATTAGTTTTTGAGTTTTGAAATGCTGGTAAGAAATATTGATTTTCTGATCTTCTCTGAAAGCTCAATGTTGTAACATTTCAATGTCAAATAAAGGTCTCAAACCTAGTAGAATTTGTTCCCTTTTCATTC
The window above is part of the Gracilinanus agilis isolate LMUSP501 chromosome 4, AgileGrace, whole genome shotgun sequence genome. Proteins encoded here:
- the LOC123244186 gene encoding keratin-associated protein 9-1-like; this translates as MVSSCCGSTCCGPSCGSGCCNPCCCRPSSCITSCCQPCCRPSCCITSCCQPCCRPSCCITSCCRPSCCISSCCQPCCRPSCCQPCCRPTCCISSCCQPCCCRPSCCGSSCCQPCCCRPTCCTSSCCQPCCRPTCCYITCCRTNCCRPACCGSSCC
- the LOC123244183 gene encoding keratin-associated protein 4-12-like, which encodes MVSSCCGSTCCGPSCGSGCCTPCCCRPSCCITNCCRPSCCGSCCCQPCCRPSCCISSCCQPCCCRPTCCTSSCCQPCCRPSCCITSCCRPSCCGSSCCQPCCRPTCCYITCCRTNCCRPACCGSSCC